Within the Achromobacter spanius genome, the region CACGCGCGCCGCATCCGGCCAAGGCCCGCGCAATGCAAAAGCCCAGCCCGCGCGCGGACCCGGTCACCAGCGCGACCTGTCCGGTCAAGTCGAAGTTACGCAGATAAGGTAGTGTCGTCATCAGTGCTGTCCTGCTTCGTTCGTTCTCATTCCCTGAACTCCGGCGCCCAATGCAAAAGCCGCCGTTCCAGCCAGGTCACACAATAAACCAACACAATGCCCACGATGGACAGCAGCGTCACGGCCGCGAACATGTCGGTGGCGTTCAGCGTGGCCAGCGCGGTGATCATCAAGTACCCCATGCCCGTGGTGGACCCGACGAACTCGGCCAGCACCACGCCGATCAGCGCGAAGCTGATGGCATTGGGCAAGGCGGCGAACGTCCATGCCGCCGCGGTCGGGATGCGCACGCGCCACAGGATCTGGCGCGGCGAGCCGCCCAGCGTGCGGCAGAAGTCGACCAGTTCGCGTTCCACGCTGCGCCCGCCCTTGTAGGTGTTGAAGAACACCAGAAAGAACACCACGAACCACGAGGTCACCACCTTGGACGCCAGCCCCAGGCCGAAGAACATGGTGATGAGCGGCACGAAGGCGATGCGCGGCATGGAATTGAACGCCACGATAAAAGGGTTGAACACGTCGGCCAGAAAGCGGCTGCGGCTAAGCGTCATGCCGACGATGAAGCCGCTGCCCACGCCCACCACCAGCCCCACCATCGTGGCCTGCAAGGTCAGCCATAGATGCGGCCAGACCGAGCGCGGGCCGGGTTGCATCCATTCCCAAAGCCGCACCGCCACGCGCGACGGCTGGCTGATGAAGAAGGGGTCGAACAGGGTGTTCTGCGTGAACCAGGGGATGCGTGTCAGCGTTTCCCACGAGCCCAGGATGACGGCAAGAATCAGCACTTGCCACAAGGTGATGCGAACGCGGCGCTTGACGCCGGCGCGGCGGTCCAGCCGCAGCTGGTCCTGCAGCGAATCGGAAGTTTCAGTTGAAATCATGGTGCGAATCGGATCAGGCGGCGGCACGGAACTGCTGGCCCAGCACGCTCCAGAGGCTTTGCACGTGAGAGACGAACTGCGGCGTTTCGCGCAGCGTGAAGACGTCGCGCGGATGCGGAATGCGGATGCGCTCGTCCAGCAGCACGCGGCTGGGCGGGCCGGACAGCACCACCACGCGGTCAGACAGCAGAATGGCTTCGTCCAGGTCGTGCGTGACCATCACGATGGTCTGGCCCAGCTTGCGCCAGATCTCCATCAGTTCGCGATGCAGGTGCGTCTTGGTGTGCGTGTCCAGCGCGCCGAAGGGCTCGTCCAGCAGCAGGATGCGCGGCTCCACCGCCAGGCTCATCAAGAGCGCCACGCGCCGCCGCATGCCGCCCGATAGCTGATGCGGAAAGGCGTCGGCAAAGGCGCTCAAGTGGCCCAGTTCAAGCAGTTCGGCCACGCGGCGTTCGATCTTGTCGGCCGCCACGCCCTGGAACTTCAGCCCCAGCGCCACGTTCTTCTTGACGCTGAACCACGGCAGCAGCGTGTCTTTCTGAAAGATGTAGCCCAAGGCGGGCGGCACCTGCCCGTCGACTACCCGGCCGTCTACTTGGATCGTGCCCGTAGTGGGGCGCAGAAAGCCCGCGATCATGTTCAAGAGCGTGCTCTTGCCGCAGCCCGAGGGGCCCACGATGGAAACGAATTCGCCCGCCTCGACGGTCAGGCTGACCTCGCCCACCGCGTGCGTCGTGCCCTGGCGCGACTGGTACGCCTTGCCGACCTTGTCCAGCGTAATCATCAAAGGCCCCGCGCTTTGCGCACGAAGCTCATGTTCACGCACTTGGTGTAAGGCACGGTCTTGATCTCGTCGTTCGAGAACTGGCGGCCGTCGCCCATGATGGCCGTCATGCGGTTGTAGGCGTCTTCGGTGATGAGGTTGTCTTTCAAGAACACCGTGTCTTTGTAGACGCCCAGCGTCTTTTCGATGGCGGCGCGCGGAAAGGCGCTGAGGTAGTCGTCGTAGATCGCGTCGGTGACACCCGCGGCGCTGTTGGCGGTGATGAAGTCTTGTGCCTTGACCATGGCGGTGACAAAGGCTTGCACCACTTCCGGCCGTTTCTGGATGGTGTCTTCAAGCGTCAGCGCGGCAATGCCCGGCACGTCGCCGCCCATGAATTCATTCCATGAACTTTCCGTGGTGGCGTCGAAAATCGGCACGCCCCAGCCTTCCTGGCGGGCCTGTTCCATCATGGACATGGTGGCCATGCTGGCGGACACCGAACCTGTCTTCAGCGCGCCCAGCATCGTGGCCAGGTCACCCAGCGGGCGGATATCGACCTTGTCGGCCACGCCGGCCTTCTGCATCAGGTACAGCGCCATCAACCAGGTGCTGGACTGCGGTTGCGTGGCGCCCACGCGCTTGCCGGCCAGGTCCTTCAAGGACTTGATCTTGCCGCTGTCGAAGTCTTCGCGGCGCACGATGATGTTGGCGTAGGTTAGCTTGCGGTCAAAGCCGAACACCAGCGTGGCGGCCTTGCCGGCGATGGTGAGCGCGGGGGCGGCCGTGGCGGCGGTGGCGCCGAACACGATCTGGCCCGCCGCCAACAACTGGTTGGTGCGCGGGCCGCTTTGCGAATTCAGGTATTCGACGTCCAGCCCGCCTTCACCGAAGTAGCCTTTTTTCAACGCCACATAGCCCGCCGCGAAGAAGGGGTCGATGCTGCCTTGCCCGTAGGCCACGCGGCCCAGCTTGGGCTGGGCGAAGGCGATGCGCCCATCAAGCAGGCTGACGCCGGCCAAGGCCCCGGCGGCGGTCAGGATGCGGCGGCGGGCGGTGAAACGGGGGCTGTGGGTCATGTCGTCCTCGGTTGAGTTTGGGTGTTGCTGTTTTGGGTAGACGATAACGCAGGGGGTGGGGGGGCAACAATGGAAAACGCCCGGGGGGTGTGTGATGGGTTACGCGCGTTCTGCGGTTGGGTTCTTCTTTCCGGGTTTATCGCGCTTCACCCATCCTACGGGGTCTTTTTGGGGGCGGCTTTTTTGGCGGCGGTTTTCTTTACGGCGGCTTTTTTTACTGCCGTTTTCTTTACCGCGGCCTTCTTTGCCGGGGCCTTTTTCGCGGCCGTCTTTGTTGCCGTTTTGGTGGCGGTTTTGGACGGGGCGCGGCCGGGTTTTTCAGGACGCGGCTCGAACTCGAAGCCGATCTTTCCGTCGGGCTGACGCACCAGGAATGCCTTGAACTTGCGGTTGGTGCGGCTGGACACGAAGCCTTCAAGCAGGTCGGTGCGGCCGTTACCCAGCAGCTTGCCCATCTGTTCAGCCGAGATCTCCTGTTGCAGGATGACCTTGCCTGAACGGAAATCGCAGGTCTTTTCGGGGCCGACGGACTTTTCGCACACGTAGCTCATGCCGTGTTCGAACACGCGCGACTGGCACTTGGGGCAGGGGCCCACCGGCGTATGTCCGGAAAAGTCCACCGCTTCGGTATCGTCTTCGTCGTTCTGGCCGAAGTCGAATTCCAGCTTGTATTCGTCGCTGATGCGCAGGATGGCGGCAAACGGACGGCCCATCTTGCTGATGAAGCCTTGCAGCGGACCGATCTCGCGCTTGGCCAGCAGCTCTTCCACTTCCGGCAGTTCGAACGTGCGGCCACCCGGGTGCTTGCCAATCGAGAAGTCGCAGGCGGTGCAGGCGAAGCGGCGGTAGTTTTCCTTGACCACCGCGCCGCACTTGGGGCACGGCGTTTGCAGCGTGGCGTAGTCGCCCGGCACCGTGTCGCGCTCGTACTCCTTGGCGCGCTTGACGATCACTTGCGTCATCTGCGCGATTTCGCGCATGAAGGCTTCGCGGCCCAGGCCGCCCTGCTCGATCTGCTTGAGCTTGTGTTCCCACTCGCCCGTCAGTTCGGGCGAGGTCAGTTCGGTGACGTCCAGGCCCGACAGCAGCGTCATCAACTGGCGCGCCTTGGCGGTGGGCACCAGGTCGCGGCCTTCGCGGCGCAGGTAGACCTCGTTGAGCAGGCCTTCGATGATGGCGGCGCGCGTGGCCGGCGTACCCAGCCCGCGCTCGGACATGGCTTCGCGCAGTTCTTCGTCGTCCACCAGCTTGCCCGCGCCTTCCATGGCGGACAGCAAGGTGCCTTCGTTGAAGCGGGCGGGCGGCTTGGTCGACAGGCCGACGGCTTCGACGTCTTCGGTGCGCACGGTCTCGCCGTCGGCAACCGGCACCAGGTTGGCGTCTTCGCCCTGGGCTTCCTTGCCGTACACGGCCAGCCAGCCCGGGGTGACCAGCACCTTGCCGTCGGTGCGGAAGCGGTGCCCCTGCACTTCGGTCAGGCGGGTGGTGACGCGGTATTCGGCGGCCGGGAAGAACACGGCCAGAAAGCGCTTGAGCACCAGGTCGTACAGCTTGGCCTCGGCTTCGCTCAGGTCATGCGGGATTTGCAGCGTGGGGATGATGGCAAAGTGATCCGACACCTTCTTGTTGTCGAAGATGCGGCGGTTGGGCTTCACCCACTGCTGGCTGACGACGGTGCCCGCGTGGCGCGACAGGCCGCCCACGGCGTTCGAGCCGCCCGTGGCCAGCGCGCGCATCGTTTCCTGCACCGTGGTGATGTAGTCCTCGGGCAGGTAGCGCGAATCGGTACGCGGATAGGTCAGCGCCTTGTGGCGTTCGTACAGAGTCTGGGCCAGCGACAGCGTGGTCTTGGCCGAAAAGCCGAACCGGCCGTTGGCCTCGCGCTGCAACGACGTCAGGTCGTACAGGGCCGGCGACATCTGGGTCGACGGCTTGGATTCTTCAGTGACGTTGCCCGGCTGGTCGCGGCAGGCGGCCACCACGCTTTGCGCGGCGGCGGCCGACCACAGGCGCGATTCGCGCTTTTCCGGGTCACGGTCGTCTTTCTTGAACTGGGGGTCGACCCAGCGGCCTTCGTACAGGCCGGCGGCGGCGA harbors:
- a CDS encoding ABC transporter permease — protein: MISTETSDSLQDQLRLDRRAGVKRRVRITLWQVLILAVILGSWETLTRIPWFTQNTLFDPFFISQPSRVAVRLWEWMQPGPRSVWPHLWLTLQATMVGLVVGVGSGFIVGMTLSRSRFLADVFNPFIVAFNSMPRIAFVPLITMFFGLGLASKVVTSWFVVFFLVFFNTYKGGRSVERELVDFCRTLGGSPRQILWRVRIPTAAAWTFAALPNAISFALIGVVLAEFVGSTTGMGYLMITALATLNATDMFAAVTLLSIVGIVLVYCVTWLERRLLHWAPEFRE
- a CDS encoding ABC transporter substrate-binding protein, whose product is MTHSPRFTARRRILTAAGALAGVSLLDGRIAFAQPKLGRVAYGQGSIDPFFAAGYVALKKGYFGEGGLDVEYLNSQSGPRTNQLLAAGQIVFGATAATAAPALTIAGKAATLVFGFDRKLTYANIIVRREDFDSGKIKSLKDLAGKRVGATQPQSSTWLMALYLMQKAGVADKVDIRPLGDLATMLGALKTGSVSASMATMSMMEQARQEGWGVPIFDATTESSWNEFMGGDVPGIAALTLEDTIQKRPEVVQAFVTAMVKAQDFITANSAAGVTDAIYDDYLSAFPRAAIEKTLGVYKDTVFLKDNLITEDAYNRMTAIMGDGRQFSNDEIKTVPYTKCVNMSFVRKARGL
- a CDS encoding ABC transporter ATP-binding protein, with the translated sequence MITLDKVGKAYQSRQGTTHAVGEVSLTVEAGEFVSIVGPSGCGKSTLLNMIAGFLRPTTGTIQVDGRVVDGQVPPALGYIFQKDTLLPWFSVKKNVALGLKFQGVAADKIERRVAELLELGHLSAFADAFPHQLSGGMRRRVALLMSLAVEPRILLLDEPFGALDTHTKTHLHRELMEIWRKLGQTIVMVTHDLDEAILLSDRVVVLSGPPSRVLLDERIRIPHPRDVFTLRETPQFVSHVQSLWSVLGQQFRAAA
- a CDS encoding DNA topoisomerase III, with the protein product MNKTLIIAEKPSVALDISRALGGFAREGDYFESERYVLASSIGHLLSLVAPNDPVKGKWSFTHLPVIPPEFELGPTDKKSAERLKLLVRLAKRKDVDSIINACDAGREGELIFRYIIQYAGVKKPIQRLWLQSMTQAAIREAFANLRDDSQLKPLEAAARSRAEADWLVGINGTRAMTAFNSKDGGFFKTPVGRVQTPTLAIVAEREERIRRFVPRDYWEVRATFIAAAGLYEGRWVDPQFKKDDRDPEKRESRLWSAAAAQSVVAACRDQPGNVTEESKPSTQMSPALYDLTSLQREANGRFGFSAKTTLSLAQTLYERHKALTYPRTDSRYLPEDYITTVQETMRALATGGSNAVGGLSRHAGTVVSQQWVKPNRRIFDNKKVSDHFAIIPTLQIPHDLSEAEAKLYDLVLKRFLAVFFPAAEYRVTTRLTEVQGHRFRTDGKVLVTPGWLAVYGKEAQGEDANLVPVADGETVRTEDVEAVGLSTKPPARFNEGTLLSAMEGAGKLVDDEELREAMSERGLGTPATRAAIIEGLLNEVYLRREGRDLVPTAKARQLMTLLSGLDVTELTSPELTGEWEHKLKQIEQGGLGREAFMREIAQMTQVIVKRAKEYERDTVPGDYATLQTPCPKCGAVVKENYRRFACTACDFSIGKHPGGRTFELPEVEELLAKREIGPLQGFISKMGRPFAAILRISDEYKLEFDFGQNDEDDTEAVDFSGHTPVGPCPKCQSRVFEHGMSYVCEKSVGPEKTCDFRSGKVILQQEISAEQMGKLLGNGRTDLLEGFVSSRTNRKFKAFLVRQPDGKIGFEFEPRPEKPGRAPSKTATKTATKTAAKKAPAKKAAVKKTAVKKAAVKKTAAKKAAPKKTP